The segment gatacactgataacaagtctgtgatgtatttaggtgctaagccattcagggatttatagactaacagaagtattttaaagtctattctctgagatacagggagccagtgtaatgactttagaactgggtttatgtgctctactttcttagtcttagtgaggacgcgggctgCAGCGttgtggatcagctgcagctgtctgatccactttttaggcagagctgtgaaaacaccgttgcagtaatctattcgactaaaaataaacgcatagattagtttttccagatcctgctgagacatcagtcctttaatcctataaatattcttcaggtgatagaaagccgaccttgtaactgtctttaggtgcttttggaggttcaggtctgagtccatcactacacccaggttgcgggcctgattagtggtttctagctgaagcagctgaagctgtgagctaacttttgatctctcctctattggtctaaatgttattacttctgttttgtttttattcaactgaagaaaattttggcacatccacgtattcatttcttctaggcatttactcagtgcttgaactggtttatagtcacctgatgacatggtgatgtagagctgtgtgtcgtctgcatagttatggtagctgatgttgttattttttattatctgagctagagggagcatgtagatattgaataggaggggacccaggatggacccttggggaaccccacatgtgatttttgtcatctctgatgtaaagttacctactgatacaaaaaggtccctgtcctttaagtaggatttaaaccagttgagaggtGTACCAGAGAgaccgacccagttttccaggcgctctaacagaatggagtgatcgacagtatcaaatgctgcactgaggtccaatagaaccagcacggtggttcttccacagtctgtatttatatggatgtcattaaacaccttgataagggcggtctctgtactgtggtgagcacggaagccagactggaaaatgtcaaagcagctggtcgttgttaagaaggtgtttaaatgttgaaatacagctttttcaataatcttactgataaaggggaggtttgagatgggcctgtagttctggagtagaagtttgtctaaattcttctttttcagcagtggtttgataaatgctgtttttagggactgggggaaaacacctgacagaagggacatgtttattatctgagtcaactcagacgctatgccaggtaaaactttcttaaggaaaactgtgggtagaacatcaatgCAGCATGAAAatgaacttagctgctgaatgatctgctctaagcttttgtggtttatttggctgaattgggacattttgtcaggataagttccagctcaatacggctttggttctggagctggtgtggatgtacaaactgatcctctaattttcagtattttttcagtaaagaagttagcaaattcattgcaggccctggtggagtggagttcagaagccactgacacaggaggatttgttaacctgtcgactgtggaaaataagacacgagcattattaatgtttttcttgatgatctctgagaagaaagattcccttgcatttttcagttgtaagttatatctgtaaagtctctctttatagatgtcatagtgaaccaggagtctattctttctccacctgcgttcagctttgcgacattcccttttttcacttctaactgatggagcatttctccaaggagattttttcttcccggaaacaactttcactttaactggagcaatgcagttaatgatgtctgagactttagaatgaaagttatctactagctcatctactgagttgcagcccaaggttgaagtagcagagtaagcttgaataaaattttctgtggcattgtccttaaaggtgcgttttcttacgatgtccctttggctaaatgagtcactggtaatgatacattcaaaggtaacggagaagtgatcggataaggcaacatcatctacattgacctgtgaaatgtttagacctttagtgatgatcaagtctaaaatatgtccctgtttgtgtgttggctgtttaacatgttgggttaaaccaaagtttctaagtgtgtcacacagttattttgcacttctgtctttagggttgtcaacgtgaaagttgaagtctcccacaataattaaaaagtcataatcaacacatatcacagacagcaggtcactaaaatcattaaaaaagtttgatgtggacttaggcctgtaaacattcagaaacatagttcgtatcgggccctttacctggagagccaaatgttcaaaagagtcaaattttcccaaaaacacctttttacaacattgtttaatgaatcattaaacaatgttgctactcctccacctttcctttgctgtctgctctcacaaagaaaattgtagtttggaggtttcgactccagcagaatggctgcttcattaaattcatgtaaccatgtttctgttaaaaacataacatcaagattattgtcaataatgaagtcattaattaaaagggattttcctgacagagatctaatatttagtaaacccagtttatatgatttggtggttgatgatgtctctgtggcaggttgcatctgacagtttatgacttttaagtacgattgattattcctgtctgttttccttttgcttttcttatttctgccacgtatcataacagatattccatgttctccgtcaggaggcccaggcttatgctggaagcggtcttgactgataaacgTACTGCCAGGGCCCGCTGAATATCACAAGGAAGTTatccgaaggtcttcaggacaggcatgttctgtgatatgtagaggaggaggaggatctggacctctgcgtcctttggaagatgctgatttagtcacagaactgcggctttcagaattaatatgtggagaggatgtcaactgtagaccaatcttaaggactttgttcatgttatgagagaaatccagaaaaggaacctctgggctttgtggagaggaaggcgaggcgggtccagtctggaccggtgttcgtgacgatagtggttcttggtcctctctttgtcctgctgagatctgggatgaatcgtcctgtagctctgacaacgcctcattctgtgtcatctttctggccgtctttatcttggcttgttcgggctgcactgggctcatcttttgtttaggcactggatgtactttgttttggaacaaagctgatggtgcatggttcacagaatagaagatgtttgaaatcagtcattttgcacctgacctatttagagagaaaccatctcttctttcccaaaagatgttaaagttgtctatgaaggttacagttgtttgtttgcatgttttttccagccatttatttagcatcagaattctggaaaaaatctcgtctccacaggTCACGGGCGGGAGAGGGCCGCTGagaagcaccttgacatttttgccatgaactaagttcaacagactaatataatcctctttcaatacttctgattttcttatccgggagacgtcgcccagggcttcagcttgtattatgagtttttccagggtcgggcgttctttcaagatccttggaaggtctgtctgaaggatgtctaataaatcagacaccgGGCCATAGTTCGAGTCGTTATAaattaacacctctgtgtttttcttgttacagaaatgtttaatcccacatacagacccactgcataaaatcagggtccttggccccgtggcatgtcctttctctgatgtattagagTGATagtcgttgacgtacctctgagtgttgtcatgattctcctgggtcacattttggagcggagcgaatctgtttcgtaaaggagttccagcatttccagcaggtttactcctatcatttgttgtgggaacagcccgctgttgtttcacttgtcctgggacatctctctgtagtctcggccagttttctttgtctaggcgtggggttcgttgatgcTTTGGTCTTGCAcgcagagtggtccagggattctcgttttcctcagggatctgtttgttcagagagttgccgggctggtggtccccgtttggagtcgcaggcagggttgtCTTATTTCCATACGCactgtttacatcataattcagtttgagtcggcatatcttctgttctataacagcgatcttctgtagaagcgtgtcaaggtccactgtggtgaaggtaaGCATCTTTGcagaatcaaaatcaaaaataaataaaaagaaaataaataaaaataactaaatccaactttccgtggttttggcaaagagataaaaaggagataaaaagtaaaaggcaggaaaatgcaagcaagcagggagcagagaaaaatgcgtccgagcaggcagagaggcggagcagTTTAAGATGCAAGTTCATTATGCATTTCCTTTGAAAATGAATGATCAAGAATACGAAGAAAGAGGGGAGAGGTACAGAACCCAAGATTCTTGAGGTCATGtctgaaatttgaaaaatttaggAACCTTGTTGTCCCCTTCATGTATCAAGTCCTCAGTCAGCAGAACCGTCTATCAGGAAATTCGGCAGCATTAATTGCATTCACTTCCTCTGAAAAGATTTAGATGGCAATTACATTTTTCAGCAGGACTAGCTGTAatcacttaaaaataaaaccaaaataaacatttttggtATTTTAAGCTGATACATAAATGTAATaacctaaagtttttttttttgttttttgtttttttaccccaTGGTCAATTTCCAgcttgtttttcctctctgctcttttctctgCAGATCAACAGGTGCACAGTCCACCTGCAGCCAACAAAAGTCCTGCCCGAAGTGCTAAACTGTGCAAAATGATGCTGTGGATTTTGATGTTAGGTGTGATCATCACCATGGCCATATATTGTAAGAAAAACATAAGCAACACATCAAAACAAGATGTATTTTGCATAAAATGCAGATCAAAAGCTTCTTGCTTTGTATTTAACCAGTCGACATGAGACTAGAGCTATCAGCGTCACTGCAACAAGGTAttttagactgaactgaagATAGTTTTCTGCTGACATCAGCAGCAAATCAACAGACAGCTTTACTACCAGAACATACAGAAGAATCATTCCTCACACAGTTTGTCAAATTAACCActttacatttataaaacaattaaagaGCTTTGACTCAATTCACAGGATAGTATAGAAAACTggatttctatatatttttttatttagttgttcCACATCAAATCAGTTTAAAGCTTCAagagatacaaataaaatacagtttccaAAATATGAGTGATTCTAGGCCACATCCACACAGGATTAAATGTCCATTATAACAGTCAAAATATTGCCAAAATGTCCACAGTCTTTACAGGATCTTCAATAATGCAATTTGCACTGGGTGTGCAGCAGAGTAATTTCTTGTTTCTAAGTTCTGAGAACTGCCAGTTAGTGCTTTAGTCATACAAAAAGGACCCAACCATGCAGactaaacaataaaacttgtgcCAATATCTAACACTAATATCAGGCCCCTTAAACACAGGAATTAGTATCTAGTTGGGTCCCTGCTAAATATCTCAccaccttttttctctttctttaaaAGGAAAAGTTGATGGTTGAGATTCAGAAACCTCCAACAGGGAGGTTTTTCAGATTATGTAGAAACATAAATACAGCAGAAATGATACATGGCAGTGGCATTGTGATAGGATAGCCAGGAAATTAGTGGGGGAAAACTTTATGGCGAGTATTAAGAGCACAGCAGTGTCACGATTATTCTCACgctaaaatcacatttttcttttaaacttacTGTGATACAGTCACATTCTAGTGTTAGTAGGGGTCATGGAGACCATAATGCAGTCTCAGTCTAGTGTAAAGGGGGCCTAAACATAGACAGGAACCTTTACTCTAGATAGTTAATTTTTCTGACAGTGTAACATTTTGAGTCACTCAGGAGTAATCTGACATTATTTCTAGCAACATGTTTTACTGCAAATCCAAAGATAATCATGAAACAAACCTTGTAAAATGAAAAGCATTTGGCATTTAAACAGTTGTGTGGATCTTTACTATATGCAGTTGTCTACAGATAATTTTGTTAGCCTTCTTTTTCTCAGCCTGTAGAATTTTTATTGGAACTTgattacatttaattaattttcagCTCATTgttcaaacaattttttttttttaattcaattataTTGGGTCTAATTCTAGCTATAATGTAACACAGTTAACATCAGTTTACTATGCAAATTAGTAAAAAGTTAccatttaaggaaacccagccgattgcatcgagtcattgattTAGCAGCAATCTCTCCTCCTGGACATGTATGTAGTGACAGATGACAGTTTACTAACTGTGACAGATATTCCCTTATTTCActaaattagtattacttttaCATTTAGGGTATTCAAAAAATTTCCCTGATCAAAAGTTATGAAAAACTGGTAATGTTGGCTTTAATATTCATGGAGTTCTTTAAATCTGTCAACATAAACTAAGGCTGAGTTTCATTGATTCTTTAGTCCCTTTagaaatcatcaaaatgaagGAGAGCATCAGCCACCTACAGGCTGAGCTTTTAGGTAAGACACATTTCATCCTCAACTATATTATAACACACCCAGAGCACCTGAATATTTTTCTATACCTTCTCTTACCAACATATTAAAGTTTTTCCTCACACATAGCAGCTAACAACTCTCAGCTAAAAGCTAAACTATTCGGTAAGATAAATCACAACTGTAAAGACGAACATGTCTATCCTTTGTCTTCAATTATTaaccaacagattttattattcAGACATTACAGTCAAGAACAGTCAACTTCAGGAGAGCTACGAAATACTCAGAAAGAATCACAGCCAATTAACACATGAAGTAAACAGACTAAATGATCAGGCTAGAGAtgagaaaaaaagcttaaaggaaaatttattagaCACACCCATAATCCTTGTTTGTATTTTCTAGaatcaattttgttttgttcttgaaaatataaatattgccAAAAGGACAGTGACTGTTTGGGAATAAGctaaagaaaatctaatattaatgttgttgaTAATGGTTTTAAGAATCTTGCCTGATGCAGAACAACATTACATGTGTTTGAAGGAAAGTGGTGTCCTGATGGATGGACAACATTTGGATCCAACTGCTACTGTAAATATAAGGAGACAAAATTGTGGTCTGACAGCAGGAAACACTGTCAAGACAGAGGAGCTGATCTGGTGATCATAGACAGTCCAGATGAACAGGTGAGTCTGTTTGTTAATATCTGTGTGATCGTTGATGTAAAGATTTACTATCCTGGAGTCTGACCTGTTGATATTCTGTGAGCTGGTCTTTGAAGGAATCATGTgaaaaactacattaaaaacaCCTGATGAAAGATAATTAGGGactatttttttggaaaactgaAAGGTTTTGTGAAAGACAAAGACTTTGGTTTCTTTCGCTAAACAGTTCTCACATGGAAACCACAAAGATGAAGCCTCTCTGAGATTCTTCTGAATGTTTATGAACAATCAAAACCAGCCAAGGGCCAAACACATGTGAGCCAGTGTTGATATTAAACATTATGCACAAAACCTTTCTTCGCTGCAAAGCTTTAAAGAGATGTgtcaatgttccccctaatttttcatgtgtctaagcaaacacacaaactccctgagcattcacttgacctctgtgagcaacatcgcACGTGCACACTGAAGCTACATTATGCCTGTCAgaaacctgagattataacaagctACATGGATTACTATAATAATCaagttacagcaataatttcatttagattacttagtttaCATAAACCTGATTTAGCCCAAtcacatgaaaaagaaaaaaatcttaattttttttaaagagctgtataGTATGTTTTATGCCAGAGTCAGGGTACTggtaaggaagaactgagagatgtgCACATCGTTCAGAGTTCAcattttattgccattaaattatttccattttctgcagtgagatttagcacaaGCATGAGGTTCTGtgcagcctcacttctgtcagtctgctccagggcagctgtggataaaatgtagctcaccaccatcagggtgtgaatgaatgGGTTAATGACCGACCAGTTtaaaagcgctttggggtcgtaagatgatttatttcaatattcacAGCTCATACATCGCTTTTGTAACACAACAAGGGAATGCTCTCAGTACTTACTTTCTTTGTGCTGATCATTGTTTTCATGCTAATGTCAGCTTTTATATAACACAGGAGATGCAGAAAacctttcagaggcagctgtatgtcaggaatgttactgttgcactcagttgtagtttaaaggtgttccatagtcagagacccacaagattaataaaagaactacacagaatcaaagcaataatttattctgtatcaaattttggcacttccagctctaattttcaattcatatattttagtttcaatTCATACACCCCCCTACCCCCCAACACCATTAGGGCTAgagcacatttcttcacttaaatcacaccacctttacttcagctgaaaatatacaaaaatcatataggctatatacattcagcctatatgattaatataaagtgaggtacAAGACAATCAGTGTCAACTCTTTTTTAGAAGGCAGGGTGAACTAAGCTGGCAAAACAAttaacatatcagttatttcaataactcacaccatcccattaataattgcatatgttgaatatagccaataAATGCTTTCGTTGAGTATGCTTAAAGATAAGAAAAACTTAGAACTTAACCTTACgggattaaactgtattttcatacttcattATGAGTTTCTCCCACATCCTTTCAATACCGTTTTTaatcaatgcccccccccctttgtgTTGAACGAATGAAGTGCAAGAAAACcactttaattctccatcaaataactctcatatcACTTATGCGTTGACTTTTTTAGCTATTATCTGCCTCCAACTCACTTTTTCTACAGCAACAGCgctgtttcttatggtttaatattctccatatgccttcattaaagatttctaattccactcgcGGGAAACGCGCACATCCAGGCTTCTTGTTTACGCACACCGCAACGTGCCCAACTATAAAGGCATCTGCCCCACCCATCAATCATATCAGCACCTGGTGCTCACAGAGTGAGACCGTGGAACACTATCTCACCAGAATTACAAAAcggtacaaaataacttggttttttattattttgtttacagttcagcttggattttatttactgcgcagcataaaTCTGCTGCGCATGTTTGCGCGCACACGcttgcagcttagagggaacactgaTCGCTGTCTGGTGATACCTgatcacatttgttttgtgttgaagCATCGCTGCTTCAGAAGGAAGTTCTCTTGGCTTAAGTGCAGTAATCTTTTCTGTCTCAACTTATTTCAGTGTGACCTGTCCAATGTGTGTTAACAGGAACAAGTGGTGTGTGTGGAAGACGGTCTTGGTGTGTTACATTAAATCACACAAATCGTCTGTTCTCACAAATTACGATCCTCAAGCTTTGAAACTGGGATAAGATGACTGAACTGATATAGCTAACAATCCTCTGGTTTGTAATATGATAATTTCCTCTCTGAAGAATCCTCTGAACTTACTAAAACTTTATATGTCATTAGTTGGTAGGCTGTTTTAGTTGTGATTCTATAAGatcaaactaaaaacattttgtgtacTCCAATTAGCAacttattttcacatttgtaatattttaattgtcATTACATGTGAAACATGGAAACAATGCTATTAAATGCAAACAGCTACATTTAAAGGTTCTATTTAACCTGTTAACCATAAAGGGCCCACTGGTGGAGCCAAAAGGTTTtagccttgccttgcctataag is part of the Fundulus heteroclitus isolate FHET01 chromosome 13, MU-UCD_Fhet_4.1, whole genome shotgun sequence genome and harbors:
- the LOC110368184 gene encoding uncharacterized protein LOC110368184 isoform X1; this translates as MSSDIYSKVDKSRKIRFTKKEPEDRTKWEEREVNIYESADDVEEDCMVSLPQGEDQQVHSPPAANKSPARSAKLCKMMLWILMLGVIITMAIYFPLEIIKMKESISHLQAELLGKTHFILNYIITHPEHLNIFLYLLLPTY
- the LOC110368184 gene encoding uncharacterized protein LOC110368184 isoform X2, which gives rise to MFSDIKNSPVFFQRVRYSITKQEDTAEWEKKKVYIYNYINDGMDGFQSEEGDQQVHSPPAANKSPARSAKLCKMMLWILMLGVIITMAIYFPLEIIKMKESISHLQAELLGKTHFILNYIITHPEHLNIFLYLLLPTY